The segment TTCCCATTCCGCCGAGCAGCTATATCTCGCCCGATCGCAATCACATCCGGGTGGACCTTCCGCCCGTCTTCTAACGTCTCAGCAATTCGCCATGAAGCGGATCGCCCGTCGATTTGCTGAAAGCAGTCTCGCGACAGAATTGAAATCGAGTGGCGCATCTCATAGCTCCACGTCCGCATTTCAACTAATTCTTGGGAAATACTCAAATCACCATAAATCGGGCGAATTGGTTGCTCTGGTAGCGGCAGAGTTGATCGCCTGCGCTGCCGATTGCCGATCGGGTACTGTGATCCTTGCAGCGAACTGTTATCCGCTGATGTGAGTGTGCCTGCCGTAAAGAAGCTCCACAGGCGTTGAATAAGGTTGCGTCTAGTGGGTGTTGCCATCCCAGTATTTTGAGTTGGGATAATGAGATCGCATCTCTAACGCCCGTTGCAAAGATTTTTACAAAATTTCAGCCGCAACTGAAATTTCTTGGACGGATTTGGGTTTGATAGCAAAAGGCGAGATCGTGGAGCAAACACAAATGATCAGTTTTGTTCGCAATCTAATCTACTCAGTTCAAGTTGATCGCGAGTTCCAGCAGCTCGTAGAGTCGCAGCCCCAAGAAACCCAAGAGCGTCTTCGCATTCAGAATCAACTCATTCGGCAGGGTTACACGATCGTAGAAGCTCAGCATGCCTACGATGAAATGATGGGCAATGGAAAAATCTGGCAGTACTGGGCGGAAGACTAGCTTGCAACCTGACCACCGAGCAGGCATGAAACGATCATCCTTTGCCGATGTGCGATCGACGATTGCAATTCCGAAACCTTCCCCTGATACTCTTCGATCCGCTTCAAATCCGCCTCAATGCTGGCTAGCTCCGCGAGTACTTTCTGATTAAAGTCGGGGTCGATTTCAACCGGAGAAACAGAAAGGCTTTTCGCTACCTGAGCAATCGTGTAGCTACTGCACCTCGTTTTCCCCTGCTCTAATCGGCTGAGGGTAGAGGCATTAACAAAGGCGCTACCACCTAAGCGGCGGAGTGATAGACCCTGCTGAATCCGAAGCTCTTTAATGCGAGAACCGGGGAGTTGACTACGCTGCATAAGATCGCGGTCTGTACTGGTGAAAGAAGGTGAGTAGATTGTCGAGCTGAATACTGCCAGTCGTTCGCTGGTTTTCCAAATTTAGCAGGAGTACCGGATTTTGATACTCGACTTCGTATTCTCCATCCACCTTACGCCGCTTAACACCGTTTCCTGCGTCTGTTTGAGTCAGGATCAGAACCTGCCCGAACATCTGTTTAATCCGAATTACCTCGGCCTCTTCACTCGTAAAATCGAACCCCGCCCAGTAATCAATTTGAATTGCAGGAGTTTGGGGCCGCTGTGTGGGCCGGGTGCGACGTGGGCTTGAAGAATAAATCCCCGCTGGCGCGGCTGAGTAAAGCGAGGGCTGTAGTAACCCGTACCCTAAAATCTGCAGTTCCCCCGTCTTAGAATCAATCTCAGCTTGTTCAGGATCAAGGTCAACCCACCCAGCAACAGGCGCGTCTAGGCTGTAGCTCGGCAGTGTTCCGCCTCGAATCTTGACGCGGATCGGAGTCTCTTCAGCGATCGGTAAAATCGGCAGGTTTGCGAGGTACGCTCTGCCGTCACCGGAGAGATTTAGTGTTTCAGTAAACTTTGTAGGACTCAG is part of the Leptolyngbya boryana PCC 6306 genome and harbors:
- a CDS encoding helix-turn-helix domain-containing protein; the protein is MQRSQLPGSRIKELRIQQGLSLRRLGGSAFVNASTLSRLEQGKTRCSSYTIAQVAKSLSVSPVEIDPDFNQKVLAELASIEADLKRIEEYQGKVSELQSSIAHRQRMIVSCLLGGQVAS